Proteins encoded together in one Coffea arabica cultivar ET-39 chromosome 2c, Coffea Arabica ET-39 HiFi, whole genome shotgun sequence window:
- the LOC113727379 gene encoding ETHYLENE INSENSITIVE 3-like 1 protein, with amino-acid sequence MFDETGIFGNLDFLSTPCGEGDVPPEVEPGRVVDENYSDEEMDVDELERRMWRDKMLLRKLKGQKKIKEGVDDGMKQHQSQEQARRKKMSRAQDGILKYMLKMMEVCKAQGFVYGIIPENGKPVTGASDNLRAWWKEKVRFDRNAPAAIAKYWIAHSIPGKVEDCCDITSTPHALQELQDTTLGSLLSALMQHCDPPQRRFPLEKGIPPPWWPSGIEDWWPDLGLPKDQVFPPYKKPHDLKKAWKVGVLTAVIKHMSPDISKIQKLVRQSKCLQDKMTAKESATWLAIINHEEVLAQKLYPDIYPRMFSEAGNGLYSSVESNDYDVDGVNGEGSLDANCEPQNLLKMGIDVSKDGKMLPSLAPVKGEVVDIDPELIHKRKFMSNEGDLDQKIYTCQNPQCPYSGYNMGFHDRTLRNNHQINCPYRLSASQNLGIMNYQPYKKKPEVISAPSVQLKPASQPMIEHPSCLSISKLGIPEDGQKMISGLMSMYDDSVQEKTCFDFGIDTAAEDQNLQQQIIQLHGDQSFFRPGVTMGGSISKETSLTLSHSAFPSTEFLYDNGNCKSTDDSGFNGNLNSNLDFSFGPEFNMESVDYSMDLFPKEDITTWYT; translated from the coding sequence ATGTTTGATGAAACGGGAATCTTTGGCAATCTTGATTTCCTCTCAACTCCTTGTGGAGAAGGAGATGTGCCTCCCGAAGTTGAACCTGGCAGAGTGGTGGATGAAAATTATAGTGATGAGGAGATGGACGTTGATGAGCTGGAGAGGAGGATGTGGAGAGATAAAATGCTACTCAGGAAGCTTAAAGGGCAGAAGAAGATTAAGGAGGGAGTAGATGATGGCATGAAGCAGCACCAATCGCAGGAGCAAGCACGCAGGAAGAAGATGTCACGTGCACAAGATGGCATATTGAAGTACATGCTCAAAATGATGGAGGTTTGTAAAGCTCAAGGTTTTGTGTACGGAATTATCCCTGAAAATGGTAAACCTGTTACTGGTGCCTCTGATAACCTTCGTGCCTGGTGGAAGGAGAAGGTTCGGTTTGATAGGAATGCTCCTGCTGCAATTGCCAAGTATTGGATAGCACATTCTATCCCCGGAAAGGTTGAAGATTGCTGTGACATAACATCAACTCCTCATGCACTACAGGAGCTTCAGGATACTACTCTGGGGTCACTCTTGTCGGCTCTGATGCAGCACTGTGATCCACCCCAAAGGCGGTTCCCTTTAGAGAAGGGTATACCCCCACCTTGGTGGCCTAGTGGGATTGAGGACTGGTGGCCTGATTTGGGCCTACCAAAGGATCAAGTTTTTCCTCCATACAAAAAGCCTCATGACTTGaagaaggcttggaaggtgggGGTTCTGACAGCGGTTATTAAACACATGTCACCTGACATTTCTAAGATTCAGAAGCTTGTTAGACAATCTAAATGTTTGCAGGATAAGATGACTGCCAAGGAGAGTGCTACTTGGCTTGCCATCATAAATCATGAGGAAGTTTTGGCTCAGAAGCTTTATCCTGATATCTATCCACGTATGTTCTCTGAGGCTGGAAATGGGTTGTATTCTTCAGTGGAATCTAATGACTATGATGTTGATGGGGTGAATGGTGAGGGAAGTCTTGATGCAAACTGTGAGCCCCAAAATCTCTTGAAAATGGGCATTGATGTATCCAAAGATGGGAAGATGCTTCCGTCATTGGCTCCAGTTAAAGGAGAAGTTGTTGATATTGACCCAGAACTCATCCACAAGAGGAAATTTATGTCAAATGAGGGAGACTTGGACCAAAAAATCTATACCTGTCAGAATCCTCAGTGCCCTTATAGTGGTTACAATATGGGATTTCATGACAGAACATTGAGGAACAATCACCAGATTAACTGTCCATACAGATTGAGTGCTTCTCAAAATCTTGGCATAATGAACTATCAGCCATATAAGAAGAAGCCAGAGGTCATCTCTGCACCATCCGTTCAACTTAAGCCGGCTTCTCAGCCCATGATTGAGCATCCCTCTTGTTTGAGTATTTCTAAACTTGGAATTCCAGAAGATGGTCAAAAGATGATTTCTGGCCTCATGTCTATGTATGATGACAGCGTACAAGAAAAGACTTGTTTTGATTTTGGAATTGACACTGCTGCCGAAGATCAAAACCTTCAACAACAGATTATACAGCTCCATGGAGACCAAAGCTTCTTCAGGCCGGGAGTTACAATGGGAGGCAGTATATCGAAAGAAACATCTCTTACTCTGAGCCACTCTGCATTTCCATCAACTGAATTTCTTTATGACAATGGTAACTGCAAGTCAACGGATGATTCAGGATTCAATGGCAACCTAAACAGCAACTTGGATTTCAGCTTCGGTCCTGAATTTAATATGGAATCAGTTGATTATTCAATGGATTTGTTCCCAAAGGAGGATATAACAACATGGTACACTTGA
- the LOC113724429 gene encoding uncharacterized protein, producing the protein MPRTRSQRNAGGSKGNGGSSPQNPTQGPTPGEEGAGLSRIPPEQLVQTVAENLPTFDAIMNYLKGQTGGHPGQGPKSQGDGLSESRTGSPNPWPKRVRRELTRDQVDVVEPSHKHSRTEHPEPYRRYSKEELSLRKEQLQVQDELDLLLDPEADRYIVSPFMPNIEDYPLPAKFKIPSMKSYDATMDLEDHLFAFMSQMRLQTAADAVRCKTFPVFLEGKARQWFQGLPPRSIRSFAQLARLFAAQFVSSRAFSKSTAHLMTIQQKSEESLREYMVRFNNESLQVRDRDDKVAMAAFINGLRKQKLYTELVERPPKSVREMLDRAHEKANAEEANRLKSAQERLRDDKRRRGVDQMDARPGQGRKSTYDRLPRSRPIGGDKSWTTLTAPRAQVLAVMEQEGLSRPPRPLVGDKSRRDQGLYCAYHRDVGHDTEDCRHLKKDIEKLIKRGHLGQFIRDERADQQRGRPRSERPNYPNGRPQGPRGRTPKQEAQNLVGVINTIAGGPVGGDCHTAQRHNRPSPTGESSSRRLKMYEKIIYGPEDAVPLASNNHEAIVIEVITCNYKVKKVYIDNGSAIDVLYYKTFKELQLEDRQLVPVQTPLISFTGPPVRPEGMITLMVTVGVSLRCRTVLVNFAVVKEPSSYNMILRRPTLNALRAVCSTLHLSMKFPTPAGVAEVLGDLEVARACYIATLKGKEKLVAQTVCLEPWEPMEKGKELETDEGLAELPVHPDRPERTVKVGTCLDELTRSSLESLLEEYAEIFPWSADDMPGIPTELAVHRLHVDPNVPPVRQKKRNFAPERKEVVKSEVGKLLDAKIVKEVYYPTWLANPVLVKKEERAWRMCVDFTNLNKACPKDCYPLPRIDQLVD; encoded by the coding sequence ATGCCAAGGACGAGGTCTCAGAGAAACGCTGGTGGATCTAAGGGGAACGGGGGAAGCAGTCCCCAAAACCCCACACAGGGTCCAACTCCTGGAGAAGAGGGCGCGGGACTCTCGCGAATTCCACCCGAGCAACTGGTCCAGACGGTGGCAGAAAACCTACCAACCTTTGACGCCATTATGAACTACCTTAAGGGGCAGACGGGAGGTCATCCCGGTCAGGGGCCAAAGAGCCAAGGGGATGGGTTGTCCGAATCTCGGACGGGGAGCCCTAACCCCTGGCCCAAACGGGTGCGCCGGGAACTCACGCGTGACCAGGTCGACGTCGTGGAACCCTCTCACAAGCATTCCCGAACTGAGCACCCGGAGCCCTACCGGAGGTATTCCAAGGAGGAGCTTTCACTGCGGAAGGAGCAGCTCCAGGTACAGGATGAGCTGGATCTACTTTTGGACCCCGAGGCGGATAGGTACATCGTTTCCCCCTTTATGCCGAACATCGAGGACTACCCGTTGCCTGCGAAGTTTAAAATACCAAGTATGAAGTCTTACGATGCGACGATGGATCTGGAGGATCACTTGTTTGCCTTCATGAGTCAAATGCGTCTGCAAACTGCTGCagatgcggtcaggtgcaaaACCTTTCCAGTGTTTCTGGAGGGAAAGGCACGTCAATGGTTCCAGGGGCTTCCCCCCAGGTCCATTCGGTCCTTTGCCCAGCTAGCTCGACTGTTCGCAGCCCAGTTCGTTTCGTCACGAGCCTTCTCCAAGAGCACTGCGCATCTGATGACTATTCAACAGAAGTCAGAGGAGTCCTTGCGCGAATACATGGTGCGCTTCAATAACGAGTCCCTTCAGGTTCGAGATCGCGACGACAAGGTGGCCATGGCCGCCTTCATCAACGGGCTGCGCAAACAGAAGCTCTACACCGAGctcgtggagagacctcccaagTCAGTTCGGGAGATGCTGGACCGGGCACATGAGAAGGCCAACGCGGAGGAGGCTAACCGCTTGAAGAGCGCGCAGGAAAGGCTGAGGGATGACAAGCGCAGAAGGGGCGTTGATCAGATGGATGCTCGGCCCGGTCAGGGAAGGAAGAGCACTTATGACCGCCTCCCCAGGAGCCGCCCAATCGGAGGAGATAAATCCTGGACTACCCTCACCGCACCTCGAGCTCAGGTCCTCGCGGTGATGGAACAGGAAGGGCTCTCCCGACCTCCTCGACCTTTGGTCGGGGACAAGAGCAGACGGGACCAGGGTCTGTACTGCGCATATCATCGAGACGTGGGGCATGATACGGAGGACTGTCGTCACCTCAAGAAAGACATCGAAAAACTAATCAAACGAGGTCACCTTGGGCAGTTCATACGAGATGAACGAGCTGACCAGCAACGGGGAAGGCCCAGGTCGGAGCGCCCGAACTACCCCAATGGCCGACCTCAAGGACCTCGCGGCCGAACTCCCAAGCAGGAAGCTCAAAACCTAGTTGGGGTGATTAATACTATCGCCGGAGGACCTGTTGGAGGGGATTGCCATACAGCTCAGCGGCACAACCGTCCCTCTCCTACGGGGGAGAGCTCGAGCAGGCGATTGAAAATGTACGAGAAAATTATCTATGGACCTGAAGATGCAGTCCCTCTGGCCTCTAATAATCATGAAGCAATTGTGATAGAGGTCATCACCTGCAATTACAAGGTGAAGAAAGTATACATAGACAATGGAAGTGCCATAGATGTGCTGTATTACAAGACTTTTAAGGAGCTACAGCTGGAGGATAGACAGCTCGTTCCAGTCCAAACTCCGTTGATCAGTTTTACAGGCCCTCCCGTAAGGCCGGAGGGAATGATAACCCTCATGGTCACGGTGGGGGTATCCCTAAGGTGCCGAACTGTTCTCGTAAACTTTGCGGTGGTGAAAGAGCCATCGTCGTACAATATGATCTTGCGGCGGCCTACACTGAATGCCCTCCGAGCTGTTTGCTCCACCCTGCACCTCAGTATGAAGTTTCCTACTCCTGCCGGAGTGGCAGAGGTGCTCGGGGATCTGGAGGTGGCAAGGGCATGCTACATCGCCACTCTCAAGGGTAAGGAGAAATTGGTGGCTCAAACAGTTTGTTTAGAGCCCTGGGAGCCCATGGAGAAAGGGAAAGAATTGGAGACAGACGAGGGATTGGCCGAGCTGCCCGTCCACCCCGACCGACCTGAACGCACGGTAAAGGTTGGCACCTGCCTAGACGAGCTGACCAGAAGTTCTTTAGAATCTCTCTTGGAAGAATACGCTGAGATTTTTCCTTGGAGTGCTGATGACATGCCAGGGATCCCCACCGAACTGGCAGTCCATAGGCTACACGTGGATCCCAATGTCCCACCTGTCAGACAGAAAAAGAGGAACTTTGCTCCCGAGAGAAAGGAGGTCGTCAAAAGCGAGGTGGGTAAATTGTTGGACGCTAAGATCGTCAAGGAAGTCTATTACCCGACCTGGCTCGCCAACCCGGTGCTGGTCAAGAAGGAGGAAAGAGCTTGGAGGATGTGTGTGGATTTCACTAACTTAAATAAGGCTTGCCCGAAGGACTGCTACCCACTCCCACGGATTGACCAGCTCGTGGACTGA